A window of Esox lucius isolate fEsoLuc1 chromosome 18, fEsoLuc1.pri, whole genome shotgun sequence contains these coding sequences:
- the myt1la gene encoding myelin transcription factor 1-like, a isoform X13, whose product MEVDAVEKRHRTRSKGVRVPVETAAQELFSCPTPGCDGSGHVSGKYARHRSVYGCPLAKKRKTLEKQPMEPAPKRKTFLLPPDPDEDPAAMFPPYEPEPMDEGKEQGEVDGEIQDEEEEEDGGEEEGDEIEEEEGFSEDNEEQGEEEEEGDEEEEEEEIERLVVCPQEGEQMEEGVEEAEDGDDEEQEEQEDEGDEDEQEEEEEDDEEEEEEEQSHPEPVRAERSLLPFLTTENRYKNGGQSKHHLMGQKDNNSGPGPNIGPNGEEYENYDELVAKSLLNLGKIAEDAAYQAMTESEMNSNSSNSAGEDEDEDDEEGSEHGGTRKGELSVDLDSDVVRETVDSLKLLAQGHGAVLADDGYPVGTGLEDGGHSNGRPHHHGVRGQAEESEEEVCLSSLECLRNQCFDLARKLSETSPSDCPGHPGLQHHQAHQNHHHMQLQTDHQHQAPGHHLPRYEGCQQGQQPGQQPDDCGSLERSYSDMVNLMKLEEQLSPASRGRYAAGCQQDGDEDTTSVASDRSDEAFDMTKGNLSLLEKAIAMESERAKVMRERMASEGHQARRDNHNHHRSNGEHSPRQSSGMEERKSRMHHDGSKRAYYPKDSSRGDKKESKCPTPGCDGTGHVTGLYPHHRSLSGCPHKDRVPPEILAMYENVLKCPTPGCSGRGHVNSNRNSHRSLSGCPIAAAEKMVKVQEKHIPCDGGPKSNQASDRVLRPMCFVKQLEIPQYGYKNNVSTSTPRSNLAKELEKYSKTSFDYGQGYDSQQHAYSGGKRGLVPKAHGRDTSPKGYDAKRYCKSPASSTTSSYAPSSSSLSCGGGGGGGGSSASSTCSKSSFDYTHDMEAAHMAATAILNLSTRCREMPHGLGDKPQDLLSQSPDGDVDDSSTLDLSMSRGQPGGPEGSGTVLTPLQPMSPQRQALLNSSRCYQMSEADCWDLPVDYTKIKRITDDDHKEADDLDPFQDLLEEQRYGGDMTMPSPKHKYAPCKESKKELITLSSCQLADKSIRSMMTTNAQDLKCPTPGCDGSGHITGNYASHRSLSGCPRAKKSGIKILHSKEDKDDQEPIRCPVPGCDGQGHVTGKYASHRSASGCPLAAKRQKDGYVNGSQFAWKSGKTDGMSCPTPGCDGSGHVSGSFLTHRSLSGCPRATSAMKKARMTGVEMLTIKQRASKGIENDEEIKQLDEEIKDLNESNNQVESDMIKLRTQITTMETNLKSIEEENKVIEQQNDSLLHELANLSQTLINSLANIQLPHMKPMPQKEAPVKHSCCLQMPHREPMNEQNFDTYVSTLTDMYTHQDQYQSPENKALLENIKQAVQGIQV is encoded by the exons ATGGAGGTGGATGCGGTTGAGAAGCGCCATCGGACGCGTTCCAAAGGGGTCCGAG TTCCGGTGGAGACGGCAGCACAGGAGTTATTCAG CTGCCCTACTCCAGGCTGTGATGGAAGTGGACATGTCAGTGGGAAATACGCCAGACACCGAAG TGTATATGGCTGCCCTCTGGCCAAGAAGAGGAAGACCCTGGAGAAACAGCCCATGGAGCCTGCCCCCAAGCGGAAGACCTTCCTACTCCCCCCTGACCCAGACGAGGACCCCGCTGCCATGTTCCCCCCCTATGAGCCTGAACCCATGGATGAGGGGAAGGAACAGGGGGAGGTAGACGGGGAGATCCAggacgaagaggaggaggaggatgggggggaagaggagggagacgaaatagaagaggaagaaggatTTTCGGAGGATAATGAGGAGCAGggcgaggaagaggaggaaggagatgaggaggaagaggaggaggaaatagAGAGGCTGGTGGTCTGCCCGCAGGAGGGGGAGCAGATGGAGGAAGGGGTGGAGGAAGCAGAGGACGGGGACGATGAAGAgcaagaggaacaggaggatgAGGGGGACGAAGATgagcaggaagaggaagaggaagatgacgaagaggaggaggaggaagaacagagtcACCCTGAGCCAG TAAGGGCTGAAAGGTCTCTCCTTCCTTTCCTGACCACAGAGAACCGGTACAAAAATGGCGGTCAATCAAAGCATCACCTTATGGGGCAGAAGGATAACAACAGTGGACCCGGTCCGAACATCGGCCCGAATGGCGAAGAGTATGAAAACTATGATGAGCTGGTGGCCAAGTCCCTTCTCAACCTGGGGAAGATCGCAGAGGACGCTGCCTACCAGGCCATGACAGAGTCAGAGATGAACAGCAACTCCTCCAACAGCGCCGGTGAGGACGAGGACGAGGACGACGAAGAGGGGAGCGAGCACGGCGGGACGAGGAAGGGCGAGTTGAGCGTGGACCTGGACAGTGACGTGGTCAGGGAGACGGTGGACTCGCTCAAGCTGTTAGCGCAGGGCCACGGCGCGGTGCTGGCCGACGACGGCTACCCGGTGGGAACCGGGTTGGAGGATGGCGGCCATTCCAATGGGCGGCCCCACCACCacggggtcaggggtcaggctGAGGAGAGCGAGGAGGAGGTGTGTCTCAGCAGTCTGGAGTGTCTGAGGAACCAGTGTTTCGACCTGGCCCGGAAACTAAGCGAGACGTCGCCGTCCGACTGCCCTGGGCACCCCGGCCTGCAGCACCACCAGGCTCACCAGAACCATCACCACATGCAGCTTCAAACGGATCACCAGCACCAGGCTCCGGGACACCATCTTCCCCGGTACGAGGGCTGTCAACAGGGCCAGCAGCCTGGCCAGCAGCCAGACGACTGCGGGTCCCTGGAGCGCAGCTACTCGGACATGGTCAACCTGATGAAACTTGAGGAGCAGCTGAGCCCGGCCTCAAGGGGGCGCTATGCAGCCGGCTGCCAGCAGGACGGCGACGAGGACACCACGTCAGTGGCGTCGGACCGCTCGGACGAGGCCTTCGACATGACCAAAGGCAACCTCTCCTTGCTGGAGAAGGCCATCGCCATGGAGTCGGAGCGGGCCAAGGTCATGAGGGAACGCATGGCCTCGGAGGGACATCAGGCCCGGAGGGATAATCATAATCATCACCGCAGCAACGGGGAGCACAGCCCCCGGCAGAGCAGCGGGATGGAGGAGCGCAAGTCCAGGATGCACCATGACGGGTCCAAGAGAGCGTATTACCCTAAAG aTTCCTCGAGGGGGGACAAGAAGGAGAGTAAATGTCCCACACCAGGCTGCGATGGGACAGGCCACGTCACCGGTCTCTACCCCCACCACAGGAGCCTGTCAGGCTGCCCCCACAAGGACAGGGTGCCTCCAGAGA TTCTTgcaatgtatgaaaatgttctAAAGTGCCCTACACCTGGCTGTTCGGGGCGTGGCCATGTCAATAGCAACAGGAACTCCCACCGCAG TCTCTCGGGATGCCCCATTGCTGCGGCAGAGAAGATGGTGAAAGTCCAGGAAAAGCACATCCCGTGTGACGGCGGACCCAAGTCCAACCAGGCATCCGACCGCGTGCTGAG GCCAATGTGCTTTGTGAAACAGCTGGAGATCCCACAGTACGGTTACAAAAATAACGTCTCCACCAGCACGCCGCGCTCCAACCTGGCCAAGGAGCTGGAGAAGTACTCCAAGACCAGTTTCGACTACGGCCAAGGCTACGACAGCCAGCAGCACGCCTACAGTGGGGGGAAGAGAGGCCTGGTCCCCAAGGCCCACGGGAGGGACACCTCACCTAAGGGATATGACG CCAAACGCTACTGTAAGAGCCCGGCTAGCAGCACGACGAGCAGCTACGCTCCCAGCAGCAGCAGCCTGAGCTGCGGAGGGGGCGGGGGCGGGGGAGGCAGCAGCGCCAGCAGCACCTGCAGCAAGAGCAGCTTCGACTACACGCACGACATGGAGGCCGCCCACATGGCCGCCACGGCCATCCTCAACCTGTCCACCAGGTGCCGCGAGATGCCCCACGGCCTGGGAGACAAGCCCCAGGACCTCCTCTCCCAG aGTCCTGATGGGGACGTGGACGACAGCAGCACCCTGGACCTGAGTATGAGTCGGGGACAGCCGGGGGGTCCGGAGGGGAGCGGCACGGTGCTGACGCCCCTACAGCCCATGTCCCCCCAGCGCCAGGCCCTGCTCAACAGCAGCCGCTGCTACCAGATGAGCGAGGCCGACTGCTGGGACCTTCCCGTGGACTACACCAAAATCAAGCGCATCACAGACGACGATCACAAAGAG GCTGATGACCTGGACCCCTTCCAGGACCTCCTGGAGGAGCAACGCTACGGAGGAGACATGACCATGCCCAGCCCCAAACACAAGTACGCGCCCTGCAAAGAGAGCAAGAAGGAGCTCATCAC tCTGTCGAGCTGCCAGTTAGCTGACAAAAGTATCCGCAGTATGATGACGACCAACGCGCAAGACCTCAA GTGTCCCACTCCAGGATGTGACGGGTCTGGACACATCACTGGGAACTACGCCTCACACAGGAG TCTGTCAGGCTGTCCACGGGCGAAGAAGAGCGGGATTAAGATACTGCACAGCAAGGAAGACAAGGACGACCAGGAACCGATCAG GTGTCCCGTTCCGGGCTGTGATGGACAAGGTCACGTGACGGGGAAGTATGCGTCTCACCGCAGCGCCTCAGGCTGCCCCCTGGCGGCCAAGAGGCAGAAGGACGGGTACGTCAACGGCTCCCAGTTTGCCTGGAAGTCGGGGAAGACGGACGGCATGTCGTGTCCAACCCCGGGCTGCGACGGCTCGGGACACGTCAGTGGGAGCTTCTTGACCCATCGGAG TCTCTCCGGGTGTCCCCGTGCCACTTCAGCCATGAAGAAAGCCAGAATGACTGGGGTAGAAATGTTGACAATCAAGCAACGGGCTAGCAAAG GAATTGAGAATGATGAGGAAATCAAACAGCTGGATGAAGAAATCAAAGATCTAAACGAATCGAACAATCAAGTGGAGTCAGATATGATTAAACTTAGGACACAA ATCACCACCATGGAGACTAACCTGAAGTCCATAGAGGAGGAAAACAAAGTCATTGAGCAGCAGAACGACTCCCTACTTCATGAGCTCGCCAACCTCAGCCAAACTCTGATCAACAGCTTAGCTAATATCCAGCTGCCACATATG AAACCGATGCCACAGAAAGAGGCCCCAGTTAAACATAGCTGCTGTTTACAGATGCCCCACAGA GAGCCAATGAATGAACAAAACTTTGACACTTATGTGAGTACTTTGACAGACATGTACACCCATCAGGACCAATACCAGAGTCCGGAAAACAAGGCCCTGTTGGAAAATATCAAACAAGCTGTGCAAGGAATCCAAGTGTAG
- the myt1la gene encoding myelin transcription factor 1-like, a isoform X8: MRLRSAIGRVPKGSEFRWRRQHRSYSAALLQAVMEVDMSVGNTPDTEESRLSLLINPQTSRFSVYRVDRMEKTLRVYGCPLAKKRKTLEKQPMEPAPKRKTFLLPPDPDEDPAAMFPPYEPEPMDEGKEQGEVDGEIQDEEEEEDGGEEEGDEIEEEEGFSEDNEEQGEEEEEGDEEEEEEEIERLVVCPQEGEQMEEGVEEAEDGDDEEQEEQEDEGDEDEQEEEEEDDEEEEEEEQSHPEPVRAERSLLPFLTTENRYKNGGQSKHHLMGQKDNNSGPGPNIGPNGEEYENYDELVAKSLLNLGKIAEDAAYQAMTESEMNSNSSNSAGEDEDEDDEEGSEHGGTRKGELSVDLDSDVVRETVDSLKLLAQGHGAVLADDGYPVGTGLEDGGHSNGRPHHHGVRGQAEESEEEVCLSSLECLRNQCFDLARKLSETSPSDCPGHPGLQHHQAHQNHHHMQLQTDHQHQAPGHHLPRYEGCQQGQQPGQQPDDCGSLERSYSDMVNLMKLEEQLSPASRGRYAAGCQQDGDEDTTSVASDRSDEAFDMTKGNLSLLEKAIAMESERAKVMRERMASEGHQARRDNHNHHRSNGEHSPRQSSGMEERKSRMHHDGSKRAYYPKDSSRGDKKESKCPTPGCDGTGHVTGLYPHHRSLSGCPHKDRVPPEILAMYENVLKCPTPGCSGRGHVNSNRNSHRSLSGCPIAAAEKMVKVQEKHIPCDGGPKSNQASDRVLRPMCFVKQLEIPQYGYKNNVSTSTPRSNLAKELEKYSKTSFDYGQGYDSQQHAYSGGKRGLVPKAHGRDTSPKGYDAKRYCKSPASSTTSSYAPSSSSLSCGGGGGGGGSSASSTCSKSSFDYTHDMEAAHMAATAILNLSTRCREMPHGLGDKPQDLLSQSPDGDVDDSSTLDLSMSRGQPGGPEGSGTVLTPLQPMSPQRQALLNSSRCYQMSEADCWDLPVDYTKIKRITDDDHKESSFFSSLHQADDLDPFQDLLEEQRYGGDMTMPSPKHKYAPCKESKKELITLSSCQLADKSIRSMMTTNAQDLKCPTPGCDGSGHITGNYASHRRPFPSSLSGCPRAKKSGIKILHSKEDKDDQEPIRCPVPGCDGQGHVTGKYASHRSASGCPLAAKRQKDGYVNGSQFAWKSGKTDGMSCPTPGCDGSGHVSGSFLTHRSLSGCPRATSAMKKARMTGVEMLTIKQRASKGIENDEEIKQLDEEIKDLNESNNQVESDMIKLRTQITTMETNLKSIEEENKVIEQQNDSLLHELANLSQTLINSLANIQLPHMKPMPQKEAPVKHSCCLQMPHREPMNEQNFDTYVSTLTDMYTHQDQYQSPENKALLENIKQAVQGIQV, from the exons ATGCGGTTGAGAAGCGCCATCGGACGCGTTCCAAAGGGGTCCGAG TTCCGGTGGAGACGGCAGCACAGGAGTTATTCAG CTGCCCTACTCCAGGCTGTGATGGAAGTGGACATGTCAGTGGGAAATACGCCAGACACCGAAG AATCTCGGCTATCCCTTCTGATAAATCCCCAGACTTCCAGATTCTCAGTTTATCGCGTGGACAGGATGGAAAAAACACTCCG TGTATATGGCTGCCCTCTGGCCAAGAAGAGGAAGACCCTGGAGAAACAGCCCATGGAGCCTGCCCCCAAGCGGAAGACCTTCCTACTCCCCCCTGACCCAGACGAGGACCCCGCTGCCATGTTCCCCCCCTATGAGCCTGAACCCATGGATGAGGGGAAGGAACAGGGGGAGGTAGACGGGGAGATCCAggacgaagaggaggaggaggatgggggggaagaggagggagacgaaatagaagaggaagaaggatTTTCGGAGGATAATGAGGAGCAGggcgaggaagaggaggaaggagatgaggaggaagaggaggaggaaatagAGAGGCTGGTGGTCTGCCCGCAGGAGGGGGAGCAGATGGAGGAAGGGGTGGAGGAAGCAGAGGACGGGGACGATGAAGAgcaagaggaacaggaggatgAGGGGGACGAAGATgagcaggaagaggaagaggaagatgacgaagaggaggaggaggaagaacagagtcACCCTGAGCCAG TAAGGGCTGAAAGGTCTCTCCTTCCTTTCCTGACCACAGAGAACCGGTACAAAAATGGCGGTCAATCAAAGCATCACCTTATGGGGCAGAAGGATAACAACAGTGGACCCGGTCCGAACATCGGCCCGAATGGCGAAGAGTATGAAAACTATGATGAGCTGGTGGCCAAGTCCCTTCTCAACCTGGGGAAGATCGCAGAGGACGCTGCCTACCAGGCCATGACAGAGTCAGAGATGAACAGCAACTCCTCCAACAGCGCCGGTGAGGACGAGGACGAGGACGACGAAGAGGGGAGCGAGCACGGCGGGACGAGGAAGGGCGAGTTGAGCGTGGACCTGGACAGTGACGTGGTCAGGGAGACGGTGGACTCGCTCAAGCTGTTAGCGCAGGGCCACGGCGCGGTGCTGGCCGACGACGGCTACCCGGTGGGAACCGGGTTGGAGGATGGCGGCCATTCCAATGGGCGGCCCCACCACCacggggtcaggggtcaggctGAGGAGAGCGAGGAGGAGGTGTGTCTCAGCAGTCTGGAGTGTCTGAGGAACCAGTGTTTCGACCTGGCCCGGAAACTAAGCGAGACGTCGCCGTCCGACTGCCCTGGGCACCCCGGCCTGCAGCACCACCAGGCTCACCAGAACCATCACCACATGCAGCTTCAAACGGATCACCAGCACCAGGCTCCGGGACACCATCTTCCCCGGTACGAGGGCTGTCAACAGGGCCAGCAGCCTGGCCAGCAGCCAGACGACTGCGGGTCCCTGGAGCGCAGCTACTCGGACATGGTCAACCTGATGAAACTTGAGGAGCAGCTGAGCCCGGCCTCAAGGGGGCGCTATGCAGCCGGCTGCCAGCAGGACGGCGACGAGGACACCACGTCAGTGGCGTCGGACCGCTCGGACGAGGCCTTCGACATGACCAAAGGCAACCTCTCCTTGCTGGAGAAGGCCATCGCCATGGAGTCGGAGCGGGCCAAGGTCATGAGGGAACGCATGGCCTCGGAGGGACATCAGGCCCGGAGGGATAATCATAATCATCACCGCAGCAACGGGGAGCACAGCCCCCGGCAGAGCAGCGGGATGGAGGAGCGCAAGTCCAGGATGCACCATGACGGGTCCAAGAGAGCGTATTACCCTAAAG aTTCCTCGAGGGGGGACAAGAAGGAGAGTAAATGTCCCACACCAGGCTGCGATGGGACAGGCCACGTCACCGGTCTCTACCCCCACCACAGGAGCCTGTCAGGCTGCCCCCACAAGGACAGGGTGCCTCCAGAGA TTCTTgcaatgtatgaaaatgttctAAAGTGCCCTACACCTGGCTGTTCGGGGCGTGGCCATGTCAATAGCAACAGGAACTCCCACCGCAG TCTCTCGGGATGCCCCATTGCTGCGGCAGAGAAGATGGTGAAAGTCCAGGAAAAGCACATCCCGTGTGACGGCGGACCCAAGTCCAACCAGGCATCCGACCGCGTGCTGAG GCCAATGTGCTTTGTGAAACAGCTGGAGATCCCACAGTACGGTTACAAAAATAACGTCTCCACCAGCACGCCGCGCTCCAACCTGGCCAAGGAGCTGGAGAAGTACTCCAAGACCAGTTTCGACTACGGCCAAGGCTACGACAGCCAGCAGCACGCCTACAGTGGGGGGAAGAGAGGCCTGGTCCCCAAGGCCCACGGGAGGGACACCTCACCTAAGGGATATGACG CCAAACGCTACTGTAAGAGCCCGGCTAGCAGCACGACGAGCAGCTACGCTCCCAGCAGCAGCAGCCTGAGCTGCGGAGGGGGCGGGGGCGGGGGAGGCAGCAGCGCCAGCAGCACCTGCAGCAAGAGCAGCTTCGACTACACGCACGACATGGAGGCCGCCCACATGGCCGCCACGGCCATCCTCAACCTGTCCACCAGGTGCCGCGAGATGCCCCACGGCCTGGGAGACAAGCCCCAGGACCTCCTCTCCCAG aGTCCTGATGGGGACGTGGACGACAGCAGCACCCTGGACCTGAGTATGAGTCGGGGACAGCCGGGGGGTCCGGAGGGGAGCGGCACGGTGCTGACGCCCCTACAGCCCATGTCCCCCCAGCGCCAGGCCCTGCTCAACAGCAGCCGCTGCTACCAGATGAGCGAGGCCGACTGCTGGGACCTTCCCGTGGACTACACCAAAATCAAGCGCATCACAGACGACGATCACAAAGAG TCTTCCTTTTTTTCATCCCTCCATCAGGCTGATGACCTGGACCCCTTCCAGGACCTCCTGGAGGAGCAACGCTACGGAGGAGACATGACCATGCCCAGCCCCAAACACAAGTACGCGCCCTGCAAAGAGAGCAAGAAGGAGCTCATCAC tCTGTCGAGCTGCCAGTTAGCTGACAAAAGTATCCGCAGTATGATGACGACCAACGCGCAAGACCTCAA GTGTCCCACTCCAGGATGTGACGGGTCTGGACACATCACTGGGAACTACGCCTCACACAGGAG ACCTTTCCCCTCTAGTCTGTCAGGCTGTCCACGGGCGAAGAAGAGCGGGATTAAGATACTGCACAGCAAGGAAGACAAGGACGACCAGGAACCGATCAG GTGTCCCGTTCCGGGCTGTGATGGACAAGGTCACGTGACGGGGAAGTATGCGTCTCACCGCAGCGCCTCAGGCTGCCCCCTGGCGGCCAAGAGGCAGAAGGACGGGTACGTCAACGGCTCCCAGTTTGCCTGGAAGTCGGGGAAGACGGACGGCATGTCGTGTCCAACCCCGGGCTGCGACGGCTCGGGACACGTCAGTGGGAGCTTCTTGACCCATCGGAG TCTCTCCGGGTGTCCCCGTGCCACTTCAGCCATGAAGAAAGCCAGAATGACTGGGGTAGAAATGTTGACAATCAAGCAACGGGCTAGCAAAG GAATTGAGAATGATGAGGAAATCAAACAGCTGGATGAAGAAATCAAAGATCTAAACGAATCGAACAATCAAGTGGAGTCAGATATGATTAAACTTAGGACACAA ATCACCACCATGGAGACTAACCTGAAGTCCATAGAGGAGGAAAACAAAGTCATTGAGCAGCAGAACGACTCCCTACTTCATGAGCTCGCCAACCTCAGCCAAACTCTGATCAACAGCTTAGCTAATATCCAGCTGCCACATATG AAACCGATGCCACAGAAAGAGGCCCCAGTTAAACATAGCTGCTGTTTACAGATGCCCCACAGA GAGCCAATGAATGAACAAAACTTTGACACTTATGTGAGTACTTTGACAGACATGTACACCCATCAGGACCAATACCAGAGTCCGGAAAACAAGGCCCTGTTGGAAAATATCAAACAAGCTGTGCAAGGAATCCAAGTGTAG